The following proteins are encoded in a genomic region of Hippocampus zosterae strain Florida chromosome 2, ASM2543408v3, whole genome shotgun sequence:
- the LOC127595751 gene encoding dynein light chain Tctex-type 3-like: MSRGSKTPSLNCSSQLVVDWSRQLCSSFTNNTCVSVPRVKDDKMDEYHNEGSFNTEEADSIVKECIENVVGGDDYNQNLVNKWTSAIVERCLTQLVKLGKQYKFIVTCALMQKTGAGLHTANSCYWDTAMDVSSTVRWESRTMYCVVSVFAVAVV; this comes from the exons ATGTCACGAGGGAGCAAAACGCCTTCTTTAAATTGCTCTTCTCAGCTAGTCGTTGACTGGTCCCGGCAGCTTTGCTCTAGTTTCACAAACAACACTTGTGTGAGCGTTCCAAGAGTCAAAGACGACAAAATGGACGAATATCATAACGAG GGCTCATTCAACACCGAAGAAGCCGATAGCATTGTTAAGGAG TGTATTGAGAACGTAGTGGGTGGCGATGACTACAACCAGAATCTGGTGAACAAATGGACCTCCGCCATAGTGGAGCGCTGCCTCACACAACTGGTCAAACTGGGCAAACAGTATAAGTTCATTG TTACGTGCGCCCTGATGCAGAAAACTGGTGCTGGGCTCCACACGGCAAATTCCTGCTACTGGGACACGGCTATGGATG TTAGTTCCACAGTGCGGTGGGAAAGCCGCACCATGTACTGCGTGGTCAGCGTCTTTGCCGTTGCCGTCGTGTAG
- the LOC127595726 gene encoding cytochrome b-245 heavy chain, whose amino-acid sequence MTSLQIHFPICSKQKKFQLQGCAFTLLLCTSTKLAPRLSMGNLAANEGLSVFVILVWLAINAFLFVHFYMAFLVDKWFYTRVLLGQALSWARAPAACLNFNCMLILLPVCRNLLSFIRGTIQFCSRTAARQLDRNITFHKLVAYMIAFHTAVHIVAHLFNFEYFMDAQLNRNSSLLPFILSEIGNGDNASFLNPIRSNETNPTIVMFTTIAGVTGVVITLALILIITSSMEVIRRSYFEVFWYTHHLFVLFFIGLVLHGFGRIVRGQTSASLTANDPRLCADRFEEWGRNDSDCAVPVFAGNPPMTWKWIVGPMILYVCERLVRIYRSHQKVVITKVVMHPSKTLELQMKRKGFHMEVGQYVFIQCPSVSRHEWHPFTLTSAPEEDYFSAHIRIVGDWTQALYEACGGDKTEPQEAWKLPKVAIDGPFGTASEDVFRYQVVVLVGAGIGVTPFASILKSVWYKRIQNKDVFTKKIYFYWLCPETQAFEWFADLLQSLESQMAAKSVTDFLSYNIYLTRWKEQEAAHFWVHHEEENDPITGLKQKTLYGKPNWDSEFTGIASKHPGTKVGVFLCGPPQLGKSLEKQCLSHSEADVKFIFNKENF is encoded by the exons CTGGTTTGGCTTGCCATCAACGCCTTCCTCTTCGTCCATTTCTACATGGCCTTTCTCGTCGACAAATGGTTCTACACTCGTGTGCTGCTCGGG CAAGCTTTGTCCTGGGCCCGAGCTCCAGCCGCCTGTCTCAACTTCAACTGCATGCTGATCCTGCTGCCCGTCTGCAGGAACCTACTCTCCTTCATTCGGGGAACCATCCAG TTCTGCAGCCGCACAGCCGCTCGGCAGCTGGACCGAAACATCACCTTCCACAAGCTGGTGGCGTACATGATCGCCTTTCACACAG CCGTGCATATTGTTGCTCACTTGTTCAACTTTGAGTATTTCATGGACGCTCAGCTGAACCGCAACAGCAGCCTTCTGCCCTTCATACTGTCTGAAATTGGTAACGGCGACAACGCGTCCTTCCTCAACCCAATCAGGTCCAATGAAACG aACCCAACAATCGTCATGTTCACCACCATCGCCGGTGTGACTGGTGTGGTCATCACGCTGGCCCTGATCCTCATCATCACTTCTTCCATGGAGGTCATCCGCCGATCGTACTTTGAGGTGTTCTGGTACACCCATCACCTTTTTGTCCTGTTCTTCATCGGACTGGTATTGCACGGCTTTGG GAGGATCGTGCGAGGACAGACATCGGCCAGCCTGACCGCAAACGACCCACGCCTCTGCGCGGACCGGTTTGAGGAATGGGGAAGAAATGATTCGGACTGCGCGGTTCCAGTGTTTGCCGGAAACCCACCGATG ACCTGGAAGTGGATCGTGGGACCCATGATTTTATACGTATGCGAGAGGCTTGTCCGAATCTATCGATCCCACCAAAAAGTGGTCATCACGAAG GTGGTGATGCATCCCTCCAAAACTCTGGAGCTTCAGATGAAGAGGAAAGGATTCCACATGGAGGTGGGCCAGTACGTCTTCATCCAGTGCCCATCTGTCTCCAGGCATGAGTGGCACCCCTTCACCCTGACCTCAGCCCCAGAGGAGGACTACTTCAGTGCCCACATTCGAATAGTTGGCGACTGGACTCAGGCGTTGTACGAAGCCTGCGGGGGGGACAAAACGGAGCCTCAAGAGGCTTGGAAATTGCCCAA GGTAGCCATCGACGGGCCTTTTGGCACTGCCAGTGAGGACGTGTTTCGGTACCAGGTGGTCGTGCTGGTGGGGGCGGGAATCGGTGTCACGCCTTTTGCGTCCATCCTCAAGTCTGTGTGGTACAAGCGCATCCAGAACAAAGACGTCTTCACCAAAAAG ATCTACTTCTACTGGCTTTGCCCCGAGACGCAGGCCTTCGAGTGGTTTGCGGACTTGCTGCAGTCGCTGGAGAGCCAGATGGCGGCAAAGAGTGTGACGGACTTCCTGAGCTACAACATCTACCTCACCCGCTGGAAGGAGCAAGAG gcggCACATTTCTGGGTACACCACGAGGAGGAGAACGACCCAATCACAGGGCTTAAGCAGAAAACTCTTTATGGAAAGCCTAATTGGGACAGCGAGTTTACTGGCATTGCATCCAAGCATCCTGG AACCAAAGTTGGAGTGTTCCTCTGTGGGCCGCCGCAGCTGGGCAAGTCGCTGGAGAAACAGTGTTTGTCCCATTCTGAAGCCGACGTCAAGTTCATCTTTAACAAGGAAAACTTTTAA